A region of Chitinophaga horti DNA encodes the following proteins:
- a CDS encoding recombinase family protein, which translates to MKIPMPIVNTSGSCIKQRAAFLYPRVSTDDQADGYSPAHQEDALQKYCLRENILVRDVFHEDYSAKTFDRPEFNNILSIIKKNRGTVDLLLITKWDRFSRNFAEAYRMIGVLKKLGVEVQAIEQPLDMEIPESKIMLAIYLTAPEVENDRRALNTLHGMRRAKKEGRYLGIAPRGYFNGRDAANKPLLIPNKDAATVKWCFEEMSRELFDIQALWRMARQRGLKVQKSQFWSMLRNPIYCGKVFVAAYKTEPAHCVSGIHQPLITEHLFNEVQDVLQGRRRKIRVDANYHITESLPLRGFLVCSQCGQPLTGSGSKGNGGIYYYYHCAPARKCKERFRATDANEAFVKLLQGIAVNSDILRAYAAMVYKNLEKGQVNDKAELSAIDDSIVKIGIRLQNARSILLDGELPMAEYNQIKSDLLREQEVLAERKNALLQKPKITEEFLRAGGDILANIAVRFNNATSEEKKKIIGSIFPGKLIFQEKKFEPRSRMSDQVKFLGADKKAVSL; encoded by the coding sequence ATGAAAATACCTATGCCTATTGTAAACACCAGCGGCTCCTGCATTAAGCAGCGGGCCGCTTTTCTTTACCCCAGGGTAAGTACCGATGACCAGGCCGACGGCTACAGCCCCGCGCACCAGGAAGACGCCCTTCAGAAATATTGCTTACGTGAAAATATTCTCGTTAGGGATGTTTTTCACGAGGACTATTCCGCCAAGACGTTCGACCGACCGGAGTTTAATAACATCCTTTCTATTATTAAAAAGAACCGCGGCACCGTTGATCTGCTGCTGATTACGAAATGGGATAGGTTTTCACGAAATTTCGCGGAAGCCTACCGGATGATCGGCGTACTAAAAAAGCTGGGCGTCGAAGTTCAGGCCATAGAACAGCCATTGGACATGGAGATTCCGGAGAGCAAAATCATGCTGGCCATCTACCTCACAGCGCCTGAGGTCGAGAACGACCGGCGTGCACTGAACACACTCCACGGCATGCGCAGGGCAAAGAAGGAGGGCCGGTATCTCGGCATCGCGCCCCGTGGTTATTTTAATGGCAGGGATGCCGCTAACAAACCGCTGCTTATCCCGAATAAAGATGCCGCAACGGTTAAGTGGTGTTTTGAAGAAATGTCCAGGGAGCTTTTCGACATACAGGCGTTATGGCGCATGGCTCGCCAGCGAGGATTGAAAGTGCAAAAGAGCCAATTTTGGAGCATGTTGCGCAATCCTATTTACTGCGGAAAAGTATTCGTGGCTGCTTATAAAACCGAACCAGCACATTGCGTGAGCGGCATCCACCAACCGCTTATTACGGAACATCTTTTCAATGAGGTGCAGGATGTATTGCAGGGGAGGCGCCGCAAAATCAGGGTTGACGCAAATTACCATATTACCGAAAGCCTTCCCTTGCGTGGCTTTCTTGTTTGCAGTCAATGCGGGCAGCCGCTTACAGGCAGTGGCTCAAAAGGAAATGGAGGGATTTATTACTATTACCATTGCGCTCCCGCGCGAAAATGCAAAGAACGTTTCCGGGCAACGGACGCGAACGAGGCGTTCGTCAAATTGCTCCAAGGGATAGCCGTCAATTCGGACATACTGCGCGCGTATGCGGCTATGGTGTATAAGAACCTGGAGAAAGGACAAGTAAATGATAAAGCCGAGCTGTCCGCGATTGATGATTCCATAGTAAAAATTGGCATCCGCCTCCAAAACGCCCGTAGCATCTTATTGGATGGCGAGTTACCGATGGCGGAGTACAACCAGATCAAATCGGATTTGCTGCGAGAACAGGAGGTACTTGCGGAGCGAAAGAACGCGCTTTTACAAAAGCCGAAAATCACAGAGGAATTTTTAAGGGCAGGCGGGGACATACTTGCGAACATTGCCGTGCGCTTTAATAACGCCACTTCGGAAGAAAAAAAGAAGATCATCGGTTCTATCTTTCCGGGAAAGTTAATTTTTCAGGAAAAAAAGTTCGAACCACGGAGCCGAATGTCGGATCAAGTCAAATTCTTGGGGGCTGACAAAAAAGCTGTTTCTTTGTGA
- a CDS encoding ISAon1 family transposase N-terminal region protein, producing the protein MDQNYKQLIELLLPAGILDYFELTNSTKNAKGISIYLEEKNIIPEEYKDQLLHSKGFLPETSIEDFPIRGHKVALRIKRRRWVVQPTGQIVTRNWTLVIEGTRMTTEFGLFLKGIFG; encoded by the coding sequence TTGGACCAGAATTATAAACAACTCATAGAACTACTATTGCCAGCCGGGATTTTGGATTATTTTGAACTCACCAATAGTACAAAGAATGCTAAGGGTATAAGTATTTATCTTGAGGAGAAGAATATCATACCCGAGGAATACAAAGATCAGCTACTGCATTCAAAAGGGTTCTTGCCAGAAACTTCTATTGAAGATTTTCCTATCCGCGGCCACAAGGTAGCATTACGGATAAAACGCCGTCGCTGGGTGGTTCAGCCGACTGGTCAAATAGTAACCAGGAACTGGACACTGGTGATAGAAGGGACGCGAATGACAACGGAATTCGGTCTTTTTTTAAAAGGCATATTTGGATAA
- a CDS encoding helix-turn-helix domain-containing protein: MSLGKSIRRLRELKGVSREYIASRLGMGVTAYGNIERDYVKNLAVNKLSEIADILEIDICMILRFDAKTDQLVGGGVVSQAARSEQEAITDAFAELRVVLMIQRQANEKMLEALNLVVLLLKQKI; the protein is encoded by the coding sequence ATGAGTTTAGGAAAAAGCATAAGAAGGCTGCGTGAGCTAAAAGGCGTGTCGCGGGAGTACATAGCAAGCAGGCTAGGTATGGGCGTTACCGCTTACGGCAATATTGAGCGCGATTATGTAAAAAATTTAGCTGTAAATAAACTGTCAGAAATTGCAGACATTCTGGAGATTGATATTTGTATGATTTTACGATTTGATGCTAAAACGGATCAGTTAGTTGGAGGAGGTGTTGTAAGTCAGGCGGCTCGTTCTGAACAAGAGGCAATCACGGATGCTTTTGCAGAACTGCGCGTTGTGTTGATGATTCAACGGCAGGCCAATGAAAAAATGTTAGAGGCTTTAAATCTAGTTGTTCTTTTATTAAAACAAAAAATATGA